The Arachis hypogaea cultivar Tifrunner chromosome 14, arahy.Tifrunner.gnm2.J5K5, whole genome shotgun sequence genome has a segment encoding these proteins:
- the LOC112742519 gene encoding uncharacterized protein At4g19900: MLRSRRRSPYAAYLCAVISALLLLLSVSLLYSRLSLTHPHSSHLRRTPPSPSLLSDSTPDDLSSDDPIDELDFDDQNPDPSLDTTDPLSSAGYFYDPLSASLRRSFKTPRNIHQFSDPQTHNHILHFATVGYGRDDRAKAAFGSDDLPVDDDVRRLAAQVTAIEDALLIRSTSPLRKGWGDWFEKKSVFLRKDRMFRSNFEVLNPNNNPLLQDPDGVGASGFTRGDRIVQKLWLNEFKKAPPLTSKKVLLSINNNKNYNNVDSLKSDRRELRTNRVSGGIKGGAERRTLNDGNESIEEHGSDVGGDLTGKVLSVTASNSRKGKSVDFGRDHVYADDKTWGYYPGLPLNLSFTKFMEAFFGKGKCSMRVFMVWNSPPWMYSVRHQRGLESLLFHHPEACVVIFSETMELDFFKDTFVKDGYKVTIVMPNLDELLKGTPAHIFSSVWFEWRKTKFYATHYSELIRLVALYRYGGIYLDSDIIVLKPIYFLNNSLGMEDDLEAEKALNGAVMAFEKHSLFMKECLEEFYRTYDDTSLRGNGADLLTRVAKQFLGKENKSVKQLELKVEPSYIFFPISLQDITRFFSAPETETQKAWQDALLESILHKSLTFHFWNHLTYALIPEPNSLVNRLMNRACLRCSELL; this comes from the exons ATGCTCCGATCCCGCCGCCGCTCCCCTTACGCCGCCTACCTCTGCGCCGTCATCTCcgccctcctcctcctcctctccgtCTCTCTCCTCTACTCCCGCCTCTCCCTCACCCACCCTCACTCCTCCCACCTCCGCCGCACTCCTCCTTCCCCCTCCCTCCTCTCCGATTCCACCCCTGACGACCTTTCCTCCGACGACCCCATCGACGAGCTCGACTTCGACGACCAGAACCCCGACCCCTCCCTCGACACCACCGATCCCCTCTCCTCTGCTGGCTACTTCTATGACCCTCTCTCCGCCTCCCTCCGCCGCAGCTTCAAAACCCCTCGTAACATCCACCAGTTTTCCGATCCACAAACCCACAATCACATTCTCCACTTCGCCACCGTCGGATACGGACGGGATGATCGCGCTAAGGCCGCGTTTGGCTCCGACGACCTCCCCGTCGACGACGACGTTAGGAGATTGGCTGCTCAGGTAACCGCCATCGAAGACGCGCTTCTGATTCGAAGCACTTCCCCTCTCAGGAAAGGTTGGGGTGATTGGTTCGAAAAAAAGAGTGTCTTTTTGAGGAAGGATAGAATGTTTAGGTCAAATTTTGAAGTTCTGAATCCGAACAACAATCCACTTCTTCAAGATCCGGATGGTGTTGGTGCTTCTGGATTCACCAGGGGTGATAGGATCGTGCAGAAACTGTGGCTGAACGAGTTCAAGAAGGCGCCGCCGCTTACCAGTAAGAAGGTTCTCCTCtccattaacaacaacaaaaattacaATAATGTAGATAGTTTGAAGAGTGATAGGAGAGAGTTAAGAACAAATAGGGTGAGTGGTGGGATCAAAGGAGGTGCAGAGCGTAGGACTTTGAATGATGGGAATGAATCTATAGAGGAACATGGGAGTGATGTTGGTGGGGATTTGACAGGCAAGGTTCTTTCAGTGACTGCAAGTAATAGTAGGAAAGGCAAGAGTGTGGATTTTGGGAGGGATCATGTGTATGCTGACGATAAGACTTGGGGGTACTACCCTGGATTGCCCCTGAATTTGTCGTTTACCAAGTTCATGGAAGCTTTTTTCGGGAAGGGGAAATGCAGTATGAGGGTGTTCATGGTATGGAATTCACCGCCTTGGATGTACAGTGTCCGGCATCAGCGTGGCCTTGAGAGCTTGCTCTTTCACCACCCTGAAGCCTGTGTTGTGATATTCTCGGAGACAATGGAGCTCGATTTCTTCAAAGATACCTTCGTCAAAGATGG TTACAAAGTTACTATTGTCATGCCAAATCTTGATGAGCTGCTGAAGGGTACACCGGCTCACATTTTTTCGTCGGTTTGGTTTGAATGGAGAAAGACCAAGTTCTATGCTACTCATTACAGCGAGCTTATCCGTCTTGTAGCTCTCTACAG GTATGGTGGGATCTATCTGGACTCGGATATCATAGTTTTGAAGCCAATATATTTCCTTAACAATTCTCTGGGTATGGAGGATGATCTTGAAGCTGAAAAAGCTTTGAATGGTGCTGTTATGGCCTTTGAAAAGCACAG TCTGTTCATGAAAGAGTGTTTGGAAGAGTTCTATAGGACATACGATGATACCAGTTTGAGAGGGAATGGTGCTGATCTTTTAACAAGGGTTGCAAAACAATTTTTGGGGAAAGAGAATAAATCTGTTAAACAGTTGGAGTTGAAAGTGGAACCCTCTTATATCTTCTTCCCAATCAGTCTGCAGGATATCACAAG ATTCTTTAGCGCCCCAGAAACAGAGACTCAGAAAGCATGGCAAGATGCTCTGCTAGAAAGTATACTGCACAAGTCATTAACCTTTCATTTCTGGAACCACTTGACATATGCTCTCATTCCAGAACCCAATAGCCTCGTGAATAGGCTTATGAATCGTGCTTGTCTCAGATGCTCAGAATTACTGTAA
- the LOC112741967 gene encoding TMV resistance protein N-like encodes MLVSSGNSQRLRQISCPPRMAYRTLPSMAASSSSSSSKKHDVFISFRGEDTRNNFTSHLCAALNQSKIQVFIDNRISKGDENSSSIFKAIRDSNVSVVVLSKDYASSTWCMRELTKILEQKKHGKGHIVVPVFYKIDPSHVRKQIGTYKKAFEKHERDVKHNILLKWKSALTEVANLVGWDSQNYRIESELVEEVVKDVMQKLNCIYPPEVKDLVGIDQNLAPIKSLLRIRSREVRIIGIWGMGGIGKTTIAKALFSKLSSQYEGSCFLENVREESEQHLLNKLLSEVLEDANHYFGTPIARSTFFMRRLSRKKVLIVLDDVDNPKKLEVLAAKHNFLGPGSRVIVTTRDKHVLSKGVDEIYEVKGLPLHHAIRLFSLNAFDKSYPESGFVMQSKMVVDYANGNPLALKVLGSFLHSRNLQQWNSALRKLTKIPNTEIQNVLRWSYDGLDDDEQKNMFLDIACFFQGEKKETVTRLLDICGFYADIGIRILQDKALITFSDANELHMHDLIQEMGLEIVRQESTKDPGRRSRLWDPEEIYDVLKNDRGSDAVEGIMLDVSQMRVLNLSYESFSRMTSLRFIKFYMSRGRTCNLFLLSGLESLSSKLRYLQWDGYPSKSLPSTFSPDNLVVLSMMGSHVEKLWDGVKSLPGLKEINLRACSNLTNLPDLSLAPNLERVDLSLCTSLLCVPTSIKYTNKLLLFNLESCKNLKSLPRNIHLFSLQMFILKGCSSLDEFSLTSENMTRLDLRGTDIEHFPESLWQLLNQLVYLNLESCAKLKSLTSNIHLVSLQRLNLRDCSSLEVFSVTSENMEYLNLGGTSIKGLPTSIWRNNKLFTLVLHSCKRLVNFPDKPKLGELSLTFNEQNSFEGPTVDEPWNLSSLSDLSLKGSGIVNLPASIKDLPRLKKLTLMDCKKLRSLPSLPSSLEDLSLDERNIDFLPVNIKDLSHLKKLTIINKKRQFSPPELPPSLKDIFLNESKVDSLLLSMKDLSHPQKFPLIKCKWLHPLLEFPPFLEDLSINESNIECLPVSIKDLSHLRKLSLIECQRLRYLPELPRSLEHLSVNGCNIESLPRNIKDLSHLQTITLVDCKRLRSVPELPPCLQSFCAADCRSLEIVPSSRTILMEERIAFYYNCINLDQNSRNNIIADAPFEAAFASLKERTPLGPLISICLPGIEIPDWFSYQTPNSALNIEIPQQWFIDSKFLGFALCLVIGGSHQNSNEGYDPDINCYHFVKPAGNSDPNDRFLGHCTTIMQVPWGFNSDHIFICYYPAFNVPIMQDFKDLAKYYDANSLNLRVIFKFKGPSQRLDLVKKCGVRPLLIANTKRIHIET; translated from the exons ATGCTTGTTAGTAGCGGCAATAGCCAAAGACTCAGACAAATCTCATGTCCACCAAGAATGGCTTACCGGACACTGCCATCTATGGCTGCTTCATCGTCATCTTCGTCTTCCAAAAAACACGATGTTTTTATCAGTTTTAGAGGCGAGGACACACGCAACAACTTCACAAGCCATCTTTGTGCTGCTCTTAACCAAAGCAAGATACAAGTCTTCATAGACAACAGAATTTCCAAGGGAGATGAGAACTCTTCCTCAATCTTCAAAGCCATAAGGGATTCCAATGTGTCCGTGGTTGTTCTGTCAAAGGACTACGCTTCCTCGACGTGGTGCATGCGTGAACTCACCAAAATACTCGAGCAAAAGAAACATGGTAAGGGCCACATTGTGGTACCTGTGTTCTATAAGATTGACCCTTCACATGTTAGGAAGCAAATTGGCACTTATAAGAAAGCATTTGAGAAACATGAGAGAGATGTCAAACACAACATTCTGCTGAAATGGAAATCTGCTCTGACTGAAGTAGCCAATTTAGTTGGGTGGGATTCACAGAATTACAG GATCGAATCTGAACTCGTTGAGGAAGTTGTCAAAGATGTTATGCAAAAACTGAATTGCATATATCCCCCTGAAGTGAAAGATCTTGTTGGAATTGACCAAAATCTTGCTCCCATTAAATCCTTGTTGAGAATCAGGTCAAGAGAAGTTCGAATAATAGGAATTTGGGGCATGGGCGGAATAGGTAAAACAACCATTGCCAAAGCCTTGTTTTCCAAACTATCTTCTCAATATGAAGGTAGCTGCTTCTTGGAGAATGTAAGGGAAGAATCAGAACAGCATTTGCTGAATAAACTTCTTTCTGAGGTACTAGAGGATGCAAATCACTATTTCGGCACACCTATAGCAAGATCCACCTTTTTTATGAGGAGGCTTAGCCGAAAAAAGGTGTTAATAGTGCTTGATGATGTTGACAATCCGAAGAAGCTCGAAGTTCTTGCTGCAAAACATAATTTCTTGGGACCAGGCAGTAGAGTCATTGTCACAACTAGAGATAAGCATGTCCTTAGCAAAGGGGTCGATGAAATATACGAGGTCAAAGGATTGCCCCTTCATCATGCTATTCGGCTTTTTAGTTTAAATGCCTTTGACAAAAGCTATCCTGAATCAGGTTTTGTGATGCAATCTAAAATGGTGGTTGATTATGCAAATGGCAATCCATTGGCTTTAAAAGTTTTAGGCTCATTCCTTCATTCTAGAAATCTGCAACAATGGAACAGTGCTCTGAGAAAACTCACAAAAATTCCAAATACGGAGATTCAGAATGTGTTGAGGTGGAGTTATGATGGATTAGATGATGATGAACAGAAGAATATGTTTCTGGACATTGCATGCTTTTtccaaggagagaagaaagaaactgTTACAAGGCTACTTGATATTTGTGGTTTCTATGCAGATATTGGGATAAGAATCCTGCAGGACAAAGCTCTAATAACATTTTCAGATGCAAATGAATTACACATGCATGATTTGATACAAGAAATGGGTTTGGAAATTGTTCGTCAGGAATCAACCAAAGACCCTGGAAGGCGCAGCCGGTTGTGGGATCCCGAGGAAATCTATGATGTACTGAAAAATGATAGG GGAAGTGATGCAGTTGAAGGCATAATGTTAGATGTGTCGCAAATGAGAGTCTTGAACTTGAGCTATGAGAGCTTCTCAAGGATGACCAGTCTAAGATTCATCAAATTCTATATGAGTAGGGGTAGGACATGCAATCTGTTCCTTCTTTCAGGTCTTGAATCATTGTCTAGTAAATTGAGGTACCTCCAATGGGATGGATACCCTTCCAAGTCTTTGCCATCGACCTTTTCTCCGGACAACCTTGTTGTGCTTTCCATGATGGGAAGCCATGTTGAAAAACTATGGGATGGAGTTAAG AGTCTTCCAGGCTTGAAAGAGATCAACCTTCGCGCCTGCAGCAATTTAACCAATCTCCCCGACTTATCTCTAGCGCCAAATCTTGAAAGGGTAGATCTTTCTCTTTGTACAAGTCTGCTTTGTGTTCCCACATCTATCAAGTATACCAACAAACTTCTTTTGTTTAACCTGGAATCCTGCAAAAATCTGAAGAGTCTTCCAAGAAACATTCACTTATTTTCTCTTCAAATGTTCATTCTCAAAGGCTGTTCAAGTCTTGATGAGTTTTCATTGACTTCAGAGAACATGACACGCCTGGACTTAAGAGGGACAGATATTGAACATTTTCCAGAATCACTTTGGCAACTTCTTAACCAGCTGGTTTACTTGAATCTGGAATCCTGTGCTAAGCTTAAGAGTCTCACAAGCAACATTCACTTGGTATCTCTACAAAGGCTCAATCTTAGAGATTGTTCAAGCCTTGAAGTTTTCTCTGTGACTTCGGAGAACATGGAATACCTGAATTTGGGAGGAACATCAATTAAAGGATTGCCAACATCAATTTGGCGAAACAATAAGCTTTTTACTTTGGTTCTTCATTCCTGTAAAAGACTTGTGAATTTTCCAGACAAGCCGAAACTTGGTGAATTGTCTCTTACTTTCAATGAGCAAAACTCTTTTGAAGGTCCAACTGTGGATGAACCATGGAATTTGTCATCCTTATCAGATTTATCACTGAAAGGAAGCGGTATTGTGAACTTACCTGCAAGCATCAAAGATCTTCCAAGACTGAAAAAACTTACCTTGATGGATTGCAAGAAGCTTCGGTCTCTACCAAGCCTtccatcatctttggaagacTTATCCCTTGATGAAAGAAATATTGATTTTTTACCTGTAAATATCAAAGATCTTTCTCATTTGAAAAAGCTTACCATAATTAACAAGAAGAGGCAGTTTTCTCCACCGGAGCTTCCACCATCCTTGAAAGATATATTCCTAAATGAAAGTAAAGTTGATTCCTTGCTTCTGAGCATGAAAGATCTTTCTCATCCACAAAAGTTTCCTTTGATAAAGTGTAAATGGCTTCATCCTCTACTTGAGTTTCCGCCATTTTTGGAAGATTTATCAATAAATGAAAGCAATATTGAGTGCCTGCCCGTTAGCATAAAAGATCTTTCTCACCTGAGAAAACTATCCTTAATAGAGTGCCAGAGGCTTCGGTACTTGCCAGAGCTTCCCCGATCTTTAGAACATCTGTCTGTAAATGGCTGTAACATTGAGAGCTTGCCAAGGAACATCAAAGATCTTTCTCATTTGCAAACCATTACCTTAGTCGATTGCAAGAGGCTCCGGTCTGTACCAGAACTTCCACCATGCCTGCAATCTTTTTGTGCAGCAGATTGCAGATCACTTGAGATTGTTCCAAGTTCAAGGACTATCTTGATGGAAGAGAGGATTGCCTTTTATTACAATTGCATAAACTTGGATCAGAATTCGCGCAACAACATCATTGCAGATGCCCCCTTCGAGGCAGCTTTTGCTTCCTTGAAAGAAAGAACACCTCTTGGTCCTTTGATATCCATATGTCTGCCAGGAATTGAAATCCCAGACTGGTTCAGTTACCAAACACCGAATTCTGCATTGAACATAGAAATTCCTCAACAGTGGTTCATTGATTCGAAGTTCTTAGGCTTTGCTCTATGCCTTGTAATTGGTGGTTCTCATCAAAACAGCAATGAAGGCTATGATCCAGATATTAATTGTTATCACTTTGTAAAGCCTGCTGGCAACTCTGATCCCAATGATCGTTTTCTTGGACATTGCACAACTATAATGCAGGTGCCGTGGGGTTTCAATTCAGATCATATATTCATATGCTACTATCCAGCTTTCAATGTTCCCATCATGCAAGATTTCAAGGACTTAGCCAAGTACTATGATGCAAACAGCCTGAATCTCAGGGTCATTTTTAAATTTAAGGGTCCATCTCAAAGGTTGGACCTTGTGAAGAAGTGTGGAGTCAGACCACTATTGATTGCTAATACTAAAAGGATTCACATTGAGACTTGA